Proteins encoded in a region of the Nocardia asteroides genome:
- a CDS encoding ATPase, producing MMTVELFVSDNALTPDRKCALADRILRDLTTEPAAPDSVLAKARELTHVLVRDAEVWATGGPALEDAPRYLARLTVPGSWANNSEFGGHVIPLITRAIAESEAEPGRLTRDPHCVVQIVGLRENNLGAFGRTLTATEITKLMTEDYRTSGDRAEAPEGYAIDPICGMTVEVSTARFTLTHDGTDYAFCAPVCRKVFAEDHAVPL from the coding sequence ATGATGACCGTCGAACTCTTCGTCTCCGACAACGCACTCACACCCGACCGCAAATGTGCTCTCGCCGATCGCATTCTGCGCGACCTGACCACAGAGCCCGCCGCACCGGATTCGGTACTGGCGAAGGCTCGTGAATTGACCCATGTTCTGGTGCGCGACGCCGAGGTGTGGGCGACCGGCGGACCCGCCCTGGAGGACGCCCCGCGCTACCTGGCGCGGCTCACCGTCCCCGGGTCGTGGGCGAACAACAGCGAATTCGGCGGCCACGTGATCCCACTGATCACCCGAGCCATCGCCGAATCCGAGGCCGAGCCGGGACGCCTGACCCGCGATCCGCACTGCGTAGTCCAGATCGTCGGCCTACGCGAGAACAACCTCGGCGCCTTCGGCCGCACGCTCACCGCCACCGAGATCACCAAGCTGATGACCGAGGACTACCGGACCTCCGGCGACCGAGCCGAGGCCCCCGAGGGTTACGCCATCGACCCGATCTGCGGCATGACCGTCGAGGTGTCCACCGCCCGCTTCACCCTCACCCACGACGGCACCGACTACGCCTTCTGCGCCCCGGTCTGCCGCAAGGTCTTCGCCGAGGACCACGCCGTCCCGCTGTGA
- a CDS encoding Uma2 family endonuclease, whose translation MPVPHADGWTAADLDHMPEDGLRYEVLNGQLVVNAAPKPRHQLLVRWLGRALDAVLPADRLVLEGVGVLIGDDEPIPDLMVVTEPIDLDARGVPAHRVELVVEVVSKSTTLQDRMVKPVVYAEAGIPNYWRFEPNSFKGQLPGESLPVLFAHELGDDHAYELTHRVAAGNAVTLRSPFEFTIDPVTLLP comes from the coding sequence ATGCCAGTTCCGCACGCCGATGGTTGGACGGCTGCCGACCTCGATCACATGCCCGAAGATGGATTGCGCTACGAGGTCTTGAATGGTCAGCTCGTTGTGAATGCCGCACCGAAACCTCGCCATCAGTTGTTGGTCAGATGGCTGGGGCGTGCCCTCGACGCGGTGTTGCCAGCAGATCGCTTGGTGTTGGAAGGTGTCGGCGTGCTGATCGGCGATGACGAACCGATCCCCGATCTCATGGTGGTGACCGAGCCGATTGATCTGGACGCTAGGGGCGTTCCCGCTCACCGAGTCGAACTCGTTGTCGAGGTCGTGTCCAAATCCACGACGTTGCAAGACCGCATGGTAAAACCGGTGGTCTATGCGGAGGCCGGGATCCCGAACTACTGGCGATTCGAGCCCAATTCGTTCAAAGGGCAGTTGCCAGGGGAGTCTCTTCCTGTTCTGTTCGCCCACGAGCTCGGCGACGATCATGCTTACGAGCTGACCCACCGGGTGGCCGCGGGCAATGCGGTCACCCTGCGCAGTCCCTTCGAGTTCACGATCGACCCGGTGACGCTGCTGCCCTGA
- a CDS encoding AhpC/TSA family protein, whose translation MSLPSAVSGRTLVTISGARVQVPDPDRLLHLQFRRFAGCPVCNLHLRSIVTRRHEIAAANIREVIVFHSSAEELRKYTAELPLDVIADPYRELYREFGVSTSPRALLDPRGWPAILRGVAQAARAILRRGQVAPPVKPEGGSLGLPADFLISPDGRVLAAKHGTHVYDQWSVDELLALVPAEQRA comes from the coding sequence ATGTCGCTGCCCAGCGCTGTCTCCGGCCGAACCCTGGTCACCATCTCCGGTGCACGGGTCCAGGTGCCGGATCCCGATCGCCTGCTCCATCTCCAGTTCCGGCGATTCGCCGGTTGCCCGGTGTGCAACCTGCACCTGCGCTCGATCGTCACCCGCAGGCACGAGATCGCCGCGGCGAACATTCGCGAGGTGATCGTCTTCCACTCCAGCGCGGAAGAATTGCGCAAGTACACCGCCGAACTGCCCTTGGACGTGATCGCCGATCCGTACCGCGAGCTCTACCGCGAATTCGGCGTCTCGACCTCGCCTCGCGCCCTGCTCGACCCGCGCGGCTGGCCCGCCATTCTGCGCGGCGTCGCCCAGGCCGCTCGGGCCATCCTGCGGCGCGGGCAGGTCGCCCCGCCCGTCAAGCCCGAGGGCGGCAGTCTCGGGTTGCCCGCCGACTTCCTGATCTCCCCCGACGGACGCGTCCTCGCCGCGAAGCACGGCACGCATGTCTACGACCAGTGGTCGGTCGACGAGTTGCTCGCCCTCGTCCCGGCGGAGCAGCGCGCGTGA
- a CDS encoding DUF1772 domain-containing protein, producing MFALLFGGLLAGAFGYGAVNVLYAFRKVPLEVRFTFHTALMSVNGLVMQSLMGLTVLSTLVLAARSTGRSRLLAGSAGVLAIAAFLITRLGNVPINQEIKVWAVSGPPADYAEILSRWEAFHFARTACALVAFLLVALTTLLPAKEARP from the coding sequence ATGTTCGCACTACTGTTCGGCGGACTGCTCGCCGGTGCGTTCGGCTATGGAGCGGTGAACGTCCTCTACGCCTTCCGCAAAGTTCCGCTGGAGGTGCGCTTCACCTTCCACACCGCGCTGATGAGCGTCAACGGCTTGGTCATGCAGTCGCTGATGGGCCTGACCGTCCTGAGCACGCTGGTGCTCGCCGCCCGTTCCACCGGCCGATCACGCCTGCTCGCCGGTAGCGCGGGCGTGCTCGCGATCGCGGCGTTCCTCATCACCCGGCTCGGCAACGTCCCGATCAACCAGGAGATCAAAGTATGGGCGGTCAGCGGTCCGCCGGCCGACTACGCCGAAATCCTCAGCCGTTGGGAGGCCTTCCACTTCGCGCGCACGGCCTGCGCGCTGGTGGCATTCCTTTTGGTCGCGCTGACCACCCTGCTCCCCGCGAAAGAAGCACGCCCATGA